The Fodinibius salicampi genome window below encodes:
- the rpsK gene encoding 30S ribosomal protein S11, whose amino-acid sequence MAKKKRRSPAKKRKKRSQLSDPNGMAFIKATFNNVLVTVTDADGNAISWSSAGKEGFKGSRKNTPYAAQLSAETAATTAYEMGLRRVEVFVKGPGSGREAAVRALASSGLEVTSIKDRTPIPHNGCRPPKRRRV is encoded by the coding sequence ATGGCAAAGAAAAAACGTAGGTCTCCGGCCAAAAAACGGAAGAAAAGAAGTCAACTCTCAGACCCTAACGGCATGGCTTTTATAAAAGCCACATTTAATAATGTGCTTGTTACGGTTACTGATGCCGATGGCAATGCTATTTCGTGGTCATCTGCAGGTAAAGAGGGCTTTAAGGGGTCACGAAAAAACACCCCTTATGCCGCACAGCTTAGTGCCGAAACAGCCGCAACAACTGCCTATGAAATGGGGTTGCGACGGGTAGAGGTATTTGTTAAAGGTCCCGGTTCGGGACGTGAAGCTGCCGTGCGAGCATTAGCTTCCAGTGGATTAGAAGTGACGTCTATTAAAGACCGTACTCCTATTCCACACAATGGTTGCAGACCCCCCAAACGAAGAAGAGTATAA